TTTATTTTCCAGCCAAAAAATCTCACAAGACTGCCTTTTTTATAAGTGAAAAATGAGAGTTTTAGGGGAAGTTGGGCTATAAGGATTTTGGCTGAGTTTAAGGATTTCTCAAACTGTAAGTAAGCTGACCTAGATGATTCTACCTAACAATATAGATCACACTAGGATTCAAATTCACATCtcaacttattaattttttttttttttctctacgtgggcctctcactgctgtggcttctcccgttgaggagcacaggctccggacgcgcaggcccagaggccacggctcacgggcccagccgctccgtggcatgtgggatcctcctggaccagggcacgaacccgtgtcccctgcatcggcaggcggaccctcaaccactgcgccaccagggaagccctcaacttatTAATTTTGACATTTATTCTTGTAGATAAACAGAATGCTTGTTACTTTGTTGTGGTATGCTATTGTTAATAATATCAACGTCAACTGTTTTTATATAATGTATGTTCCCAAGAATAAGATACTTGAAACTGATCTTTTGTGAAAATATTCATGAGTACAATAGCtgcattttattataaatcacaaacTCATATTTAACGTCATAGCTCCACACTGCTCTCATGTCATGCCCTGGTCGTATATGAACTCTAGAACACACAAGCTCAATATTGAACCAGTGCATATTTCTCTCAGAAATATGATTTTGCTCTAAAGATATTTTCATCAAACTTCACCAAACCTTGGTTAGAAGTTTTAAAAGAGGCTCCATAGCTAAAGATTCTTGACTCTTCCATGAGAAACATGAAGCCAGAACAAAGCTGAGAGTAGGTGGCCATCAGTTCCTGCTATTCTCCATAAGTTAGATTCCATAAGGCAAAATTCTGAAACCTTTGCCACCTTACCGAGGTCATGCCCACCACCCCATTCTGCGTGCCCACTCTGGCTCTTACTTAACAGCAGTGGCCACTTCTTCCTTCTAGTGCACAAGTGTACCAGCACTATTATTAAAGGTGGTTTGAGACAACTCTCTGAAAGCCCAGGGAGTCTCAACACTTCTCCAGTCTCTGAGGACTAGGCTGCCCTAAGGGATTACTGCAAGCCAGTAATCAATGAATCTGGACTTATTTGTTTAGCTTTTGTGATTAACTAAACCTACATGATGTATGTACTGTTTATATTCTTATCCtcatatattttgatttaaagCTCTCTTGGCATTTTTAGAATGATTATTGCTTTgcttcacatttcctttttttttttttttccaatgtgcTCTATACTCTACTCTTACCTTTAGTTTTCCCAACTCATCATCTCAGGCTTCAGCTCCCATCAGATGGCTATTCTGGTAGCATACCACACTTAAAAATCTGGTTGAGAATCTCTGTGTTGGTGGTCCTGGTTCTCATTATTCaagtttttcatttaaatgtCTTCAAAATCCTTGGAAACGTGCTCAATTGTGTCTCTGGTATATTATCAAAACAAAGATATGCCTGACTGGGAGCATTAATGCATTTGAACTCTGGTGCATCTGTAACTGACTGACAAAATGAAGGTAGCCTGAGTCAggttcatattttaaatgatagtaTATCCTTTTAAGATAATAACACCCAAGAACCTGAAAAGTAGAGCTTGCCCCTCTTTAACAAATGCAGTGTATTTCCTAAATGCTTTCGGTTCTGATTTAATAAATGTCAAGAGACATAACTTTCATTTCCGGAACTTTTTTGGTATGatataacaaaacataaacagagagTTGAACCAAGCTGAAACTCTTGCATTCAAAAACAATAGTAagatgtattttttgtttttcagtcccTTTTACAGAGCAGCTGGCTTTGTTCCCTTGGCTTCGTTACCTTAAAGACTTAAACCACCCCCTGACCTAGGGAGTTCCTTGTTCTCAAGTAAGATGCTTTTTTTTGGCCTTTGGTTTAAATTCTAAGAAATCCTGCCAGGTTCAGGTTCAGTGACAGCAAGTCTGGGATCACAAATTACTGCTGAGTTAGAAGGGTCTCAAACGCCTCAGAACCTACCTCTAGACTGGCGTTCCTGAGAAAATGTTACAGTAGAAAGGGACAAATGTCACTCTACAGCTGCAGGAGCAGCAAACTGGCCTTTTCCTTGGACACACCCATTCTCATTCAAGTCAGACAGTTGTTTTCTTACCTTCCGTGAACCTTTATGTCTGAGATGGCGTAAAAGTAGCGTGCCAAGTGTAGCTCATCTACAAATATTTCCCCAACGGCAGGTCTCAAAAGCCTTATCCTCAGGTCTGTGACAGTAAAGAAATCTCTGAGTTTCTTGGTTGTATCCAGCTGTCCGTAGAGGGAAGCCATATTGCGTAGCCAAGGTCCAGCAAAAAACGCGAACCTATCTTTGATTTCAAAGTGGATTATTTTGCTATTTGTCATATACCCTGTGGAGTACTCTTCGGTGCAAATGATTTCTAAGACCGTATGCTGTGATAAATCCTTCACGGATTTAGGATCCATGTGAAAAGCATCTAAGCAGTCTGTGGCATAATACTGATAGGGCTGCCATGTTCGTCCATAATCAAGAGATTTCTCCAGGATCATTTGGTCTGGACGCCCCGATTCAAAGGTAATAACTATGTTGTCTGTGAGCTCAATAGTTTTGCTCCAAGACAGAGTGATGTTAACCTGGAGAGGCTTGGGATACTCTTTCCAAGTAGCAGACTGCCAAAATGTAGAGGGATGTCTTCCTTCAAAATCAAACATCAGCTCAGGTGGATGTGCCAGCTCCGGGGTACTTGCATCACACTCATTATTGCACATGTAGGGGTTGCCCTatggaagaagaacaaaagagggTGCATCAAAACACTGGTTTGACACAAGTCTTGCCATATTGCTGTTGCTGAGGGGGAGgctaggagaaaaagaaaaaaaccaacaacaacctGTTTGcagtaatcatttttatttgccttAACTGGATTCTCCCCtttaatagctttaaaaaaaaaaaaaagaggcaatatggtaattttcttgtcttatttcctTCCGTGgtctttaagaaatgaaaacagtttatttatccCATATGTGTTAGACCCGTAATGTGATCTCAGAAGCACAAAGACACTGAGCAACTGTCTAACAGCTCAATACCTCCGCATCCTCTTAGAAAGATGTtatagaaaaacaaggaaattccTCCATGCCTCAAGGACATTCCTCAAGAGCACAATTTTTTAAGAAGTCATTTTTCAAGTAAAGCTTTAGAATTAGCAATGAACTGTAGATACCGTAGATTGGGAAACAATACCCCCATACGACATCCAGCTTCTTTTTGCTTCACCTCAAATCCATCATGCTTAACTGGGTCCCTGCTTCATAAAGCTTGCTTTTAAAGCATTTACTTTGTTCACCACAAATCATTAAAATGTGGTACACTACAGGCTCTGGGGCTTGGTCCCAACTTCTGCCATCCTATTAGCTAGAGGCAAAGGGGATTGCTCAGGAAAGACTTTGGGCGGGGGTGTGCTCCAACTTATCAGGACAGGAAAATCCAGTACTTAATTAGAAGGTTTTTGCAAAGAGTCACAGCCACTTGATGTATTACTCTGTGCCGGCCCACGGTCAGATCTCTGTggatgttagccattattattattttccctcaCACAAAGGCTAATTCCTTCACAGTCCACTCTAACAAGAAGCTGAAAATAAGTCTCCTTGTCATATATCACAACAAGTTATAACACCACTTATGCGAAA
This genomic interval from Physeter macrocephalus isolate SW-GA chromosome 4, ASM283717v5, whole genome shotgun sequence contains the following:
- the NTNG1 gene encoding netrin-G1 isoform X3; the encoded protein is MYLSRFLSIHALWVTVSSVMQPYPLVWGHYDVCKTQIYTEEGKVWDYMACQPESTDMTKYLKVKLDPPDITCGDPPETFCAMGNPYMCNNECDASTPELAHPPELMFDFEGRHPSTFWQSATWKEYPKPLQVNITLSWSKTIELTDNIVITFESGRPDQMILEKSLDYGRTWQPYQYYATDCLDAFHMDPKSVKDLSQHTVLEIICTEEYSTGYMTNSKIIHFEIKDRFAFFAGPWLRNMASLYGQLDTTKKLRDFFTVTDLRIRLLRPAVGEIFVDELHLARYFYAISDIKVHGRYPQYFQYWHECLRQRAPALPERRDVPQQRALPVPRRVHGHPVREAAVRRSGQLRLRLGPGRAPARLPRAAAAAGRSAGDSRPPGDLGGASSHQTGPAVGKHTQPQHLLLT